One genomic region from Argentina anserina chromosome 2, drPotAnse1.1, whole genome shotgun sequence encodes:
- the LOC126784813 gene encoding uncharacterized protein LOC126784813 encodes MGSFSCRNPTYLLMMYPLLIILSSVAYCEVGESSAYEVLQQYDFPIGIPPIGVAGYELNTETGHFLVYFSGTCTFSIENSYQLQYEPTISGVLSKGRLSDLKGVSVKVLFFWLSILEVVHVCNDLRLSLGIASTNFPSNNFEERPQCGCGFHCDQLSTVLPSYPVATY; translated from the coding sequence ATGGGTTCCTTTTCTTGTCGAAATCCCACATATTTGTTGATGATGTATCCCTTGCTGATCATTCTTTCATCCGTTGCTTACTGCGAAGTTGGCGAGTCATCAGCCTATGAAGTACTCCAACAATATGACTTCCCAATTGGTATTCCTCCCATAGGAGTTGCAGGCTACGAGTTGAACACAGAAACTGGCCATTTCTTGGTCTATTTCAGTGGAACTTGCACCTTCTCCATTGAAAATTCATACCAGCTTCAGTATGAGCCCACCATATCTGGTGTTTTGTCCAAAGGTAGACTCAGTGATCTGAAGGGCGTCAGTGTCAAGGTGCTCTTCTTCTGGCTCAGCATTCTCGAAGTAGTTCATGTTTGCAATGACCTGCGGCTCTCTTTGGGAATTGCTTCCACAAATTTTCCATCCAACAACTTCGAGGAGCGTCCTCAGTGTGGGTGTGGATTCCATTGTGACCAGTTGAGCACTGTCCTCCCCTCATATCCAGTCGCTACTTACTGA